ACGCATTATCGGGGAAAGTTTGCCGCACAATTACCCCGTTGGTTTCTAGTTCCTTCAACCGTTCCACTAAGACCCGGTCACTACACCGTGGAACCTTATGCGCCAAATCTCGAAAGCGCTGGGGCCCCTCCTGCAAGAGGACGTCGATGATCAAGCCGTTCCACTTTTTTCCTAGGAAGGAAAAAGTGCGTTCAAAGCGCGGACAAAGCGTAAAATCAACCGGCGTACTGGC
Above is a window of Levilactobacillus zymae DNA encoding:
- a CDS encoding winged helix-turn-helix transcriptional regulator translates to MMQMMSTQDASTPVDFTLCPRFERTFSFLGKKWNGLIIDVLLQEGPQRFRDLAHKVPRCSDRVLVERLKELETNGVIVRQTFPDNALIEYELTQKGQELQAVMTAVHAWSDKWSCSPTPAEK